The following proteins come from a genomic window of Pyxidicoccus sp. MSG2:
- a CDS encoding roadblock/LC7 domain-containing protein, translated as MSFRTHLESVVNQVDGALACSVMGFDGISVDTFQRDEAAELDLGGAWVEYANLLTQLRHAAEVLKTGAVSEVSVNSEKVLTVMRLVSPEYFLVLALRADGNFGKGRYVLRVTAPKVRAEL; from the coding sequence ATGTCCTTCCGCACGCACCTCGAGTCGGTGGTCAACCAGGTGGATGGAGCCCTCGCCTGCAGCGTGATGGGCTTCGACGGCATCTCCGTCGACACCTTCCAGCGGGACGAGGCCGCGGAGCTGGACCTGGGCGGCGCCTGGGTGGAGTACGCCAACCTCCTCACCCAGCTCCGTCACGCCGCGGAAGTGTTGAAGACGGGCGCGGTGAGCGAGGTCAGCGTCAACAGCGAGAAGGTGCTGACCGTGATGCGGCTGGTGTCACCGGAGTACTTCCTGGTGCTCGCCCTGCGCGCGGACGGCAACTTCGGCAAGGGCCGCTACGTGCTGCGTGTGACGGCCCCCAAGGTGCGCGCCGAGCTCTAG
- a CDS encoding tetratricopeptide repeat protein — MDKNKIIEAAAKLVAKGAYDKAIKEYQKVLEVDPKDIRVLQKMGELYQKKNDNNQAAHFFTKVAESYSSDGFFLKAVALYKQVLKLNPNLLEVNLKLAELHQQLGLMSEAMAYFQIVANHYDKSGDTKASLDTLKKMVDLDPENVASKIKLAELYARENMTREAAQEFKRAAEYLKRNARADDWLRVAERLSTLEPENLPLAKELAVSYLQRGDQKRALAKLQVCFKADGRDVETLTLLAQAFQGLGQTSKTVSVYKELAKIHQERGRATEAEAVWTQIEVLDPEDPDLLARRAPASAPVEHQPAAAAPQPAPSPRAAPQAAAPAQPAPTPAPVAPPPAAGMNREQLAKLLTETDVYVKYGLHDKALEHLRKVFTVDPENLDAHEKAYQIYVASGNAAQASEQLLNVLRLCTRAADVQRAQPYLATILNENPAHPEVPAFLSVLRTDGPVAAAPSVAVVESVGEDAILVDSSDDEILVAPPPEDALLHPPGDELALTTLPSSDSDEVIDDEGDSSVVSEEALVGEAVSSEHDMYGTPAPEDLAAAAYSDETLVAEDDGLVLTDEPGMSLVDDEPLVAPDDDLGATSSYSLEDESLGGEATATSMEALSLGDEDDPPPTMIRAPTRALLQEAAPQTRQLPALEEDEALADEAFSEPPPLDVEDMPTRVGIAALDPSMLEEDEAEVTATALGDPLDYEEPTASHAIPALADEEPVPEAEADVVSEPALEDAPEAQAEAAPEEEEPAAEECDEASFFLDQGLLEEAREILETVMIAFPGHARASELMARLEELEAGGGVEAEEAPAEPVSVPHVQPVLDTEGERDAFDLAAELAGEIDNLGDDSPAAAPAEEDFQYSVEEVFSEFKKGLAKVVKPEDVDTHYDLGIAYKEMGLLDDALHEFDVARQGCVGTKRELDCITMMGMLQLLRGDAAAAVAVFREGLSSPQATAEQTKALGFELAAAYEALGEPGKALYHYQRVSAVDAKYRDVSSQMNRLAASVEPEDDPLPSHAGNGAKANAAPAPAAAVAPTPMPAAGASKARKVGYL; from the coding sequence ATGGACAAGAACAAGATCATCGAAGCCGCCGCGAAGCTGGTCGCGAAGGGCGCCTACGACAAGGCCATCAAGGAGTACCAGAAGGTCCTGGAGGTCGATCCGAAGGACATCCGGGTCCTCCAGAAGATGGGGGAGCTGTACCAGAAGAAGAACGACAACAACCAGGCGGCACACTTCTTCACCAAGGTCGCGGAGAGCTACTCCTCCGACGGCTTCTTCCTCAAGGCCGTCGCTCTCTACAAGCAGGTCCTCAAGCTCAACCCGAACCTGCTGGAGGTGAACCTCAAGCTGGCGGAGCTCCACCAGCAGCTCGGGCTGATGTCCGAGGCGATGGCGTACTTCCAGATCGTCGCCAACCACTACGACAAGTCCGGCGACACCAAGGCGTCGCTCGATACCTTGAAGAAGATGGTGGATCTCGACCCGGAGAACGTGGCGTCGAAGATCAAGCTGGCGGAGCTGTACGCGCGGGAGAACATGACGCGCGAGGCCGCGCAGGAGTTCAAGCGCGCCGCCGAGTACCTCAAGCGCAATGCCCGCGCGGACGACTGGCTCCGCGTGGCGGAGCGGCTGTCCACGCTGGAGCCGGAGAACCTCCCGCTGGCCAAGGAGCTGGCCGTCTCCTACCTGCAGCGCGGCGACCAGAAGCGCGCGCTGGCGAAGCTGCAGGTGTGCTTCAAGGCGGACGGCCGGGACGTGGAGACGCTCACGCTGCTCGCCCAGGCGTTCCAGGGGCTGGGGCAGACCTCCAAGACGGTGTCCGTCTACAAGGAGCTGGCCAAGATCCACCAGGAGCGCGGCCGCGCCACCGAGGCCGAGGCCGTCTGGACGCAGATTGAAGTGCTGGACCCCGAGGACCCGGACCTGCTCGCGCGCCGCGCGCCCGCTTCGGCGCCCGTGGAGCACCAGCCCGCCGCGGCGGCCCCGCAGCCCGCGCCTTCGCCGCGCGCCGCGCCACAGGCCGCCGCGCCCGCGCAGCCCGCGCCCACGCCTGCTCCGGTGGCGCCGCCGCCCGCGGCGGGCATGAACCGGGAGCAGCTGGCCAAGCTGCTCACCGAGACGGACGTCTACGTCAAGTACGGGCTCCACGACAAAGCGCTGGAGCACCTGCGCAAGGTCTTCACGGTCGACCCGGAGAACCTGGACGCGCACGAGAAGGCGTACCAGATCTACGTCGCCTCGGGGAACGCGGCCCAGGCGTCCGAGCAGCTGCTCAACGTGCTGCGGCTGTGCACGCGCGCGGCGGACGTGCAGCGCGCTCAGCCGTACCTCGCCACCATCCTCAACGAGAACCCGGCGCACCCGGAGGTGCCCGCGTTCCTGTCGGTGCTGCGCACGGACGGCCCGGTGGCGGCGGCGCCGTCGGTGGCGGTGGTGGAGTCGGTGGGCGAGGACGCCATCCTCGTCGACTCCAGCGATGACGAGATTCTCGTCGCCCCTCCGCCGGAAGACGCGCTGCTGCACCCGCCCGGGGACGAGCTGGCGCTGACCACGCTGCCCTCGAGCGACTCCGACGAGGTCATCGACGACGAAGGTGACTCCTCCGTCGTCAGCGAGGAGGCGCTCGTCGGTGAGGCCGTCTCCAGCGAGCACGACATGTACGGCACGCCCGCGCCGGAGGACCTGGCGGCGGCGGCGTACTCGGACGAGACGCTGGTGGCCGAGGACGACGGGCTGGTGCTGACGGACGAGCCCGGCATGTCGCTCGTGGACGACGAGCCGCTCGTTGCCCCGGACGACGACCTGGGCGCGACGTCGTCGTACTCGCTCGAGGACGAGTCGCTGGGGGGCGAGGCCACGGCCACGTCCATGGAGGCGCTGTCGCTCGGCGACGAGGACGACCCGCCGCCCACCATGATTCGCGCGCCCACGCGGGCGCTGCTCCAGGAGGCCGCGCCGCAGACCCGGCAGCTGCCCGCGCTGGAGGAGGACGAAGCGCTGGCGGATGAGGCCTTCTCGGAGCCGCCTCCGCTGGACGTGGAGGACATGCCCACGCGCGTGGGCATTGCCGCGCTGGACCCGTCCATGTTGGAGGAGGACGAGGCCGAAGTCACGGCGACGGCGCTGGGCGACCCGCTGGACTACGAGGAGCCCACCGCCTCGCACGCGATTCCCGCGCTCGCGGACGAGGAGCCTGTCCCGGAGGCGGAGGCCGACGTCGTCTCGGAGCCGGCGCTGGAGGATGCGCCCGAGGCGCAGGCCGAGGCCGCGCCCGAGGAGGAGGAGCCGGCGGCGGAGGAGTGCGACGAGGCGTCCTTCTTCCTCGACCAGGGCCTGCTGGAGGAGGCGCGGGAAATCCTCGAGACGGTGATGATTGCCTTCCCGGGCCACGCACGCGCCAGCGAGCTGATGGCGCGGCTGGAGGAGCTCGAGGCCGGCGGTGGCGTGGAGGCCGAGGAGGCCCCCGCGGAGCCGGTGTCCGTGCCGCACGTGCAGCCCGTGCTCGACACGGAAGGCGAGCGCGACGCGTTCGACCTGGCGGCGGAGCTGGCCGGCGAAATCGACAACCTGGGCGACGACTCCCCGGCCGCCGCGCCGGCGGAGGAGGACTTCCAGTACTCGGTGGAGGAGGTGTTCTCCGAGTTCAAGAAGGGCCTGGCCAAGGTGGTGAAGCCCGAGGACGTGGACACGCACTACGACCTGGGCATCGCCTACAAGGAAATGGGCCTGCTCGACGACGCGCTTCACGAGTTCGACGTGGCCCGCCAGGGCTGCGTGGGGACGAAGCGCGAGCTGGACTGCATCACCATGATGGGGATGCTGCAGCTCTTGCGCGGTGATGCCGCGGCGGCGGTGGCGGTCTTCCGCGAGGGCCTGTCCAGCCCGCAGGCCACGGCGGAGCAGACGAAGGCGCTCGGCTTCGAGCTGGCGGCGGCCTACGAGGCGCTGGGCGAGCCGGGCAAGGCGCTGTACCACTACCAGCGCGTCTCCGCGGTGGACGCGAAGTACCGCGACGTGTCGTCGCAGATGAACCGGCTGGCAGCCTCGGTGGAGCCGGAGGACGACCCGCTGCCGTCGCACGCGGGCAATGGAGCGAAGGCGAACGCCGCCCCCGCACCCGCGGCGGCCGTGGCGCCCACCCCGATGCCGGCGGCTGGCGCGTCCAAGGCGCGCAAGGTCGGCTACCTGTAG
- the accB gene encoding acetyl-CoA carboxylase biotin carboxyl carrier protein encodes MATKRKSTRADAPASAPVGGARDSGNTSLDVDALRQIVEILEASDVTRLVWKRGEEKLFIRRGHAPETTIVHHAAPAPAPAGPGVEYTTPTASRPTAPAPAPAAAAAPAPAAEKPGHQVTSPFVGTFYRTPAPDQPAFVDVGSVVKKGQVLCIIEAMKLMNEIESEVSGRVAEILVENGRPVEFGQALFRIEPA; translated from the coding sequence ATGGCAACGAAGCGCAAGTCGACCCGGGCGGACGCGCCCGCGAGCGCGCCGGTCGGTGGCGCGCGCGATTCAGGCAACACGTCCCTGGACGTGGATGCCCTGCGGCAGATCGTCGAAATCCTCGAGGCCTCGGACGTGACGAGGCTGGTGTGGAAGCGCGGCGAGGAGAAGCTCTTCATCCGCCGCGGTCACGCGCCGGAGACCACCATCGTCCACCACGCGGCGCCGGCTCCGGCTCCCGCGGGGCCGGGCGTGGAGTACACCACCCCCACTGCCTCCCGGCCCACGGCGCCCGCGCCGGCTCCCGCCGCGGCGGCAGCTCCCGCGCCGGCCGCGGAGAAGCCCGGCCACCAGGTGACGAGCCCCTTCGTGGGCACGTTCTACCGGACGCCGGCGCCCGACCAGCCCGCCTTCGTCGACGTGGGCTCGGTGGTGAAGAAGGGCCAGGTGCTCTGCATCATCGAAGCGATGAAGCTGATGAACGAAATCGAGTCCGAGGTGTCCGGCCGCGTGGCGGAAATCCTCGTGGAGAACGGCCGCCCGGTGGAGTTCGGCCAGGCGCTGTTCCGTATCGAGCCGGCCTGA
- the efp gene encoding elongation factor P, with product MAGFVDTSEFRNGLKIEIDGEPFVIEYFQHVKPGKGSAFVRTKIRSLLSGRVLEPTLKSGDKVGVPDIEEKDMQFLYVQGEDFYFMDTRNYEQTFLGEKVLGDAKNFLKENITVGVVFWNGKAIAVNMPNSVDLKVTECDPGVRGDTVSGALKPAKLETGYTVSVPLFINEGDVLKIDTRDGKYLTRVATGG from the coding sequence ATGGCCGGGTTTGTCGATACGTCCGAGTTCCGCAATGGTCTGAAGATCGAAATTGACGGTGAGCCGTTCGTAATCGAGTACTTCCAGCACGTGAAGCCCGGCAAGGGCTCCGCCTTCGTGCGCACCAAGATTCGCAGCCTCCTCTCCGGGCGCGTCCTGGAGCCCACCCTCAAGTCCGGCGACAAGGTGGGCGTGCCGGACATCGAGGAGAAGGACATGCAGTTCCTGTATGTCCAGGGCGAGGACTTCTACTTCATGGACACGCGCAACTACGAGCAGACCTTCCTCGGTGAGAAGGTGCTCGGAGATGCCAAGAACTTCCTGAAGGAGAACATCACCGTCGGGGTGGTCTTCTGGAACGGCAAGGCCATCGCCGTGAACATGCCCAACTCGGTGGACCTGAAGGTCACCGAGTGCGACCCGGGCGTGCGGGGTGACACGGTGTCCGGCGCGCTCAAGCCCGCCAAGCTGGAGACGGGCTACACCGTCAGCGTCCCGCTCTTCATCAACGAGGGCGACGTGCTCAAGATCGACACGCGTGACGGCAAGTACCTGACGCGCGTGGCCACCGGCGGTTAG
- the accC gene encoding acetyl-CoA carboxylase biotin carboxylase subunit — translation MFKKVLIANRGEIALRVIRACRELGIATVAVHSTADANALHVRFADEAVCIGPPSSKESYLNIPQLLSAAEITRADAIHPGYGFLSENAEFAEVCENCKIRFIGPRPEMLRLMGNKVRARAAAREAGLPLLPGSPSTVKDPREAEAFAREIGFPVILKAAAGGGGKGMKIVREPGALAQAFSTAQAEAVASFANGDLYIERYVEKPRHIEIQIVADEHGNIIHLNERECSVQRRHQKLIEESPSPALTPELRRKMGEVSVQAMKKLAYNNVGTIEYLLDERGDFYFMEMNTRIQVEHPVTELVTGIDLVREQIRMAYGHPLRFKQEDIQIRGHAIECRVNAEDPITFAPWPGKITGYSVPGGYGVRVDSAAYENYTVLPYYDSLLAKLIVHAEDRETAIRRMQRALGEYVVEGIRTNIPFHRAALAEESFQEGQYDTRFVERLLASETGTRRLKKAVEETP, via the coding sequence GTGTTCAAGAAGGTGCTGATCGCCAACCGCGGGGAGATTGCCCTGCGGGTCATCCGCGCCTGCCGCGAGCTGGGCATTGCCACCGTGGCGGTGCACTCCACGGCGGACGCCAACGCGCTGCACGTGCGCTTCGCCGACGAGGCGGTGTGCATTGGCCCTCCGTCGTCCAAGGAGAGCTACCTCAACATCCCGCAGCTGCTCTCCGCGGCCGAAATCACGCGCGCGGACGCCATCCACCCGGGCTACGGCTTCCTGTCGGAGAATGCCGAGTTCGCGGAGGTGTGCGAGAACTGCAAGATTCGCTTCATCGGCCCGCGGCCGGAGATGCTGCGGCTGATGGGCAACAAGGTCCGTGCCCGCGCGGCGGCGCGCGAGGCGGGCCTGCCGCTCTTGCCCGGCAGCCCCAGCACGGTGAAGGACCCGCGTGAGGCGGAGGCCTTTGCCCGGGAGATTGGCTTCCCCGTCATCCTCAAGGCGGCCGCCGGTGGTGGCGGCAAGGGGATGAAGATCGTCCGCGAGCCGGGCGCGCTGGCCCAGGCATTCTCCACCGCGCAGGCGGAGGCCGTGGCGTCCTTCGCCAACGGCGACCTCTACATCGAGCGGTACGTGGAGAAGCCGCGCCACATCGAAATCCAGATTGTGGCGGACGAGCACGGCAACATCATCCACCTGAATGAGCGTGAGTGCTCGGTGCAGCGCCGGCACCAGAAGCTCATCGAGGAGAGCCCGTCGCCCGCGCTCACGCCGGAGCTGCGGCGGAAGATGGGCGAGGTGTCCGTGCAGGCGATGAAGAAGCTCGCCTACAACAACGTGGGCACCATCGAGTACCTCCTGGACGAGCGCGGCGACTTCTACTTCATGGAGATGAACACGCGCATCCAGGTGGAGCACCCGGTGACGGAGCTCGTCACGGGCATCGACCTGGTCCGTGAGCAGATCCGCATGGCCTACGGCCACCCCCTGCGCTTCAAGCAGGAGGACATCCAGATTCGCGGGCACGCCATCGAGTGCCGCGTGAACGCCGAGGACCCGATTACGTTCGCCCCATGGCCGGGGAAGATCACCGGCTACAGCGTTCCGGGTGGCTACGGCGTGCGGGTGGATTCGGCGGCCTACGAGAACTACACGGTGCTGCCGTACTACGACAGCCTGCTGGCCAAGCTCATCGTCCACGCCGAGGACCGCGAGACGGCCATCCGCCGCATGCAGCGCGCGCTGGGTGAGTACGTGGTGGAGGGCATCCGCACCAACATCCCGTTCCACCGGGCCGCACTGGCGGAAGAGTCCTTCCAGGAAGGCCAGTACGACACCCGCTTCGTGGAGCGCCTCCTGGCGAGCGAGACGGGCACGCGCCGGCTGAAGAAGGCCGTTGAAGAGACGCCGTAG
- a CDS encoding ExeA family protein, giving the protein MTTYLDFFELTQEPFSNAPVSRFYYNSAQHSQALTRLMHAVSYMKGLSILIGDIGAGKTTLARRMLDSLPESEYEAALLVIIHSGITANWLLRRIALQLGVENPAQEKLALLSQLYQRLLQIYESGKKAVVLIDEAQMLETRELMEEFRGLLNLEVPERKLISFVFFGLPEIEKNLKLDPPLAQRVAMRYKLEPFTAESTEAYVKHRLRLAGCPRMPFSPEALLAVHEHSSGSPRVINTLCDNALFEAFLARQETVSADLVHRIGKNLGLQGVNTPASGAAEGAGASVTALPRTANSKVDLAEIDRYLEGLGKL; this is encoded by the coding sequence ATGACGACCTACCTCGACTTCTTCGAGCTGACCCAGGAGCCCTTCTCCAACGCTCCGGTGAGTCGCTTCTATTACAACTCCGCGCAGCACTCGCAGGCGCTCACGCGGCTGATGCACGCGGTGAGCTACATGAAGGGCCTGTCCATCCTCATCGGGGACATCGGCGCGGGGAAGACGACGCTGGCGCGCCGCATGCTCGACTCGCTGCCCGAGTCCGAGTACGAGGCCGCGCTGCTGGTCATCATCCACTCCGGGATTACGGCCAACTGGCTGCTGCGGCGCATCGCCCTGCAACTGGGCGTGGAGAACCCCGCGCAGGAGAAGCTCGCGCTGCTGTCGCAGCTCTACCAGCGCCTCCTGCAAATCTACGAGTCCGGCAAGAAGGCCGTCGTCCTCATCGACGAGGCGCAGATGCTGGAGACGCGGGAGCTGATGGAGGAGTTCCGGGGGCTGCTGAACCTGGAAGTGCCGGAGCGCAAGCTCATCTCCTTCGTCTTCTTCGGCCTGCCCGAGATTGAGAAGAACCTGAAGCTGGACCCGCCGCTCGCGCAGCGGGTGGCCATGCGCTACAAGCTGGAGCCCTTCACCGCCGAGTCCACGGAGGCGTACGTCAAGCACCGCCTGCGGCTCGCCGGGTGCCCGCGCATGCCCTTCTCGCCGGAGGCGCTGCTCGCCGTGCACGAGCACTCGTCGGGCTCGCCCCGCGTCATCAACACCCTGTGCGACAACGCCCTCTTCGAGGCCTTCCTCGCGCGGCAGGAGACCGTCTCCGCGGACCTGGTGCACCGCATCGGGAAGAACCTGGGCCTGCAGGGCGTGAATACGCCCGCCAGTGGAGCAGCCGAGGGAGCAGGCGCTTCCGTTACGGCGCTGCCCCGGACGGCGAACAGCAAG